The Mycoplasmopsis gallinacea genome includes a window with the following:
- a CDS encoding MAG1360 family OppF-related protein, whose translation MDKKLFIKLENLFIYDQNDPVKTLYIPELEVYKNLKTGFYISEKNDVLNFYNLYNGILKNKEVLLSLFEYESSSYKIRNVLHNKKDVFDEISVFNLSDIIKEKDNDIPLFSIWNICSKMKPSKKEKDIFKLLSTNLKITLKNVFFNIIASQAEKIIALNNDFLKEINIHYSKIKNKQVVIKDELIQIHTHLTEITREYQNNLFEVYIGIIKDLFEKYSLLQENYFKTEVSNQKDVIKHLEKELYYLKLIDSKSMQYVINDIKIKNYQYDLYFFKDYAKQIKYKSSKFLKRTLKDIKVKISTLKFKQSLIINKKGNKEFEFLEKQILAYEKIAHTFKTNFKKIAFLSENDLWNLKNIMEQEADFFVQNMNFSYKKNLTISYKSALKLFIFNELSFSLDKWIIRSYNKMRKIQKTIKDTEAQIKELKNKKIENKITQQNKLDILNTQEKLNLAKAEYKWSEDNQKKLFNNLIKNKQNRLKRLVTNVKKTKKEIFFILKKFTSAQIVTKNNFHKHQSNIFDEFSSSLTKFMQFSFYEELLTNFYNFTLDNLESEKFNKYFLTLQRFYKCHDAVSVANANYLIAYKEQKEVDKIKLKLSQFYLDETSLLIVKDSNNINEYTRNEFMRALSKIMDMNDLTPVFISDNLDFILGNFDLLYIFSNNTIIEKGPIELLSRRQIHPFSQKLFIQKHNNALPFTKEFWIRNIQNQIDHKFHSVYGNSDEIVRWSMSSSNLIKKDILQLDENVENNSTNELISYYYGKEINISNIDPNVINKNANPKILEDLIEASSKIGEIDFNNEDIY comes from the coding sequence ATGGACAAAAAACTTTTTATTAAACTCGAAAATTTATTTATTTATGATCAAAATGACCCTGTAAAAACCCTTTATATTCCTGAACTTGAAGTCTATAAAAATTTAAAGACTGGTTTTTATATTAGTGAAAAAAATGATGTTTTAAATTTTTATAATCTTTACAACGGAATTTTAAAAAACAAAGAAGTACTTTTATCTCTTTTTGAATACGAAAGTAGCAGCTATAAAATTAGGAATGTGCTTCATAATAAAAAAGATGTCTTTGATGAAATTTCAGTTTTTAACCTTAGCGACATTATCAAAGAAAAAGATAATGATATCCCGCTTTTTAGTATCTGAAACATCTGTAGCAAGATGAAACCATCAAAAAAAGAAAAAGACATTTTTAAGCTCCTTTCAACCAACTTAAAAATTACTTTAAAAAATGTCTTTTTTAACATCATTGCCAGCCAAGCTGAAAAAATCATTGCTCTTAACAATGATTTTCTTAAAGAAATTAACATCCATTATTCTAAAATCAAAAACAAGCAAGTTGTTATTAAAGATGAGCTAATTCAAATCCATACTCATTTAACCGAAATTACTCGTGAATATCAAAACAATTTATTTGAAGTTTACATTGGGATTATTAAAGATCTTTTTGAAAAATATTCTTTACTTCAAGAAAATTATTTTAAAACAGAAGTGTCTAACCAAAAAGATGTTATTAAGCACTTAGAAAAAGAGCTTTATTATTTAAAATTAATTGACTCTAAGTCAATGCAATACGTAATTAATGATATTAAAATTAAAAACTACCAATATGATCTTTATTTTTTTAAAGATTATGCAAAACAAATTAAGTATAAATCATCCAAGTTTTTAAAAAGAACCTTAAAAGATATTAAAGTTAAAATCTCAACACTAAAATTTAAGCAATCATTAATTATTAATAAAAAAGGAAACAAAGAATTTGAGTTTCTTGAAAAGCAAATTTTAGCATATGAAAAAATTGCCCATACTTTTAAAACTAATTTTAAAAAGATTGCTTTTCTTTCTGAAAATGATTTATGAAATCTTAAAAATATTATGGAACAAGAAGCTGACTTCTTTGTTCAAAATATGAACTTTAGCTATAAGAAAAATTTAACCATTTCTTATAAAAGTGCTCTTAAGCTTTTTATCTTCAATGAACTTAGCTTTTCATTAGATAAATGAATCATTCGTTCATATAATAAAATGCGTAAGATTCAAAAAACCATCAAAGATACCGAAGCTCAAATTAAAGAATTAAAAAATAAAAAAATTGAAAATAAAATCACTCAACAAAATAAGCTTGATATTTTAAACACTCAGGAAAAATTAAATTTAGCTAAAGCTGAATATAAATGATCTGAAGATAACCAAAAGAAACTTTTTAACAACTTAATCAAAAATAAACAAAATCGTTTAAAAAGATTAGTAACTAATGTTAAAAAAACTAAAAAAGAAATCTTCTTTATTTTGAAAAAATTCACTTCAGCCCAAATTGTAACTAAAAACAATTTTCACAAGCACCAAAGTAATATTTTCGATGAATTTTCTAGCTCGCTTACTAAATTTATGCAATTTAGTTTTTATGAAGAGCTTCTTACTAACTTTTATAATTTCACCTTAGATAATCTTGAAAGTGAAAAATTCAATAAATACTTTTTAACTCTTCAAAGATTTTATAAATGTCATGATGCAGTTTCAGTTGCTAATGCTAACTACTTAATTGCTTATAAAGAGCAAAAAGAAGTTGATAAAATCAAACTTAAACTATCTCAGTTTTATTTAGATGAAACTTCTTTATTAATTGTTAAAGATTCAAATAATATTAATGAGTATACCCGAAACGAATTTATGCGGGCACTTTCTAAAATCATGGACATGAATGATCTAACTCCTGTATTTATTAGTGACAATTTAGATTTTATTTTAGGAAATTTTGACCTACTTTATATCTTTAGTAATAACACCATTATTGAAAAAGGACCAATTGAACTTCTTTCAAGAAGACAAATTCACCCCTTTTCACAAAAATTATTTATTCAAAAGCATAATAATGCACTTCCTTTTACAAAAGAGTTTTGAATTCGAAATATTCAAAATCAAATTGACCATAAGTTTCATAGCGTGTATGGAAACTCAGATGAGATAGTGCGTTGATCAATGAGCAGTTCTAATTTAATTAAAAAAGATATTTTGCAATTAGATGAAAACGTAGAAAATAATTCAACAAATGAACTAATTAGTTACTATTATGGGAAAGAAATTAATATTAGTAATATTGACCCAAATGTTATTAATAAAAACGCCAATCCCAAAATTTTAGAAGATCTCATTGAAGCTTCTTCTAAAATCGGTGAAATAGACTTTAATAACGAAGATATTTATTAA
- a CDS encoding ECF transporter S component (in some Mycoplasma, this protein is fused to aspartyl/glutamyl-tRNA amidotransferase subunit C domain) has protein sequence MKKVIGQLSFFKWIRDLGIIQKWTIRKMVFVAILISISVAFTIISAQLVPIIALPTYKVSFLGLPIKITGFIFGPLIGGFVGLVSDLLSLIFIPPATYNPLYTLAATINGVVSGIFGWFFIRFLNYAFGVEFRVKVYSAKIQYYGDKYKLAVAKNDEKLINKYASKVIYFNNKRTYAKQYGTISMLKNINMIVGMLFLLIIIAIIVWYIGFVVKDDLIQRSLIKDRRGILALMLAGISSQFFMITISRFKMKSSTYLKIVPIIIFSGFLELINVPILSFADLYALGSNDNSEILLWILQHVISSPLKIWFNIFVIYYSYTIISKLINKNKNLSYK, from the coding sequence ATGAAAAAGGTAATTGGTCAATTGTCATTTTTTAAATGAATAAGAGATTTAGGGATTATTCAAAAATGAACCATCCGCAAGATGGTTTTTGTTGCTATCTTGATTTCTATCTCTGTTGCTTTTACAATTATTTCAGCACAACTTGTTCCAATTATCGCCCTTCCTACCTACAAGGTTTCTTTTTTAGGGCTTCCAATTAAAATTACCGGATTTATCTTTGGACCACTTATTGGCGGTTTTGTTGGTTTAGTTTCTGATTTACTTTCGCTAATTTTTATCCCGCCAGCTACTTATAACCCTCTTTATACTCTTGCAGCAACAATTAACGGAGTTGTCTCAGGAATTTTTGGATGATTCTTTATTCGCTTTTTAAATTATGCTTTTGGAGTTGAATTTAGGGTTAAAGTTTATAGTGCAAAAATTCAATATTATGGAGATAAATATAAATTAGCTGTAGCTAAAAATGACGAAAAGCTTATCAATAAATATGCTTCCAAAGTTATTTACTTTAACAATAAAAGAACTTATGCAAAACAATACGGAACCATTTCAATGCTTAAAAACATTAATATGATTGTTGGAATGCTCTTTTTATTAATTATTATTGCAATTATTGTATGATACATTGGTTTTGTGGTTAAAGATGATTTAATTCAAAGAAGTTTAATTAAAGACCGAAGAGGAATTTTAGCTCTGATGCTTGCTGGAATTTCAAGTCAGTTTTTCATGATCACAATTTCAAGATTTAAAATGAAAAGTTCAACTTATTTAAAAATAGTTCCAATTATTATTTTCTCAGGGTTCTTAGAACTTATTAATGTTCCAATCCTTTCTTTTGCTGACTTATATGCACTTGGAAGTAATGATAATAGTGAAATATTACTTTGAATCTTACAACACGTGATCTCTTCACCGCTTAAAATTTGATTCAACATCTTTGTCATTTATTATTCATATACAATCATCTCTAAGTTAATTAACAAAAACAAAAATTTATCATATAAATAA